A DNA window from Scomber japonicus isolate fScoJap1 chromosome 14, fScoJap1.pri, whole genome shotgun sequence contains the following coding sequences:
- the mertka gene encoding tyrosine-protein kinase Mer isoform X1 yields the protein MAKKSTPGWFGVFLSTTTVAIIVGGRVSAQHHLSRIHPPTRTSQPIEIPRTYVNLDMVRQLRFKPTIGAIQLSVGHEAKFNCSIDIPDARLEPTIVWVKNGEDLASKQQLLINELQTITDGVTTLLSSVSIEQVQRVDAGEYRCRLIIGTNVVESKPIIIEVDGLPTFSQEPEDKNVTRNTPFTLSCEAVGPPDPVEIRWLRDGSPDSDSHNSPSSFTVSGVDKYTQFSCEARNTKGVSTSREAKINIKVLPSPVSNVTVMERQSSKLILSWVPGHDGFSPLTKCHIRVKEVSRRKGEVTTTRFINVTVPPFQSEVSGLQAMTWYNMSVSCSNEVGTSPVVKWIQSNTTEGVPSVYPRNVTVQQNESWLVIRWKAPPDDKINGILQGYDVIVRHGAQVNKVHSDTTTAFVPVQEFNTSYSVEVAACTQAGSGMVSPRVWLFVPEDKFVPSPSSSPDTGVPESVYIVLGVVCGFCLLLLILWGAICVHNRTSDSWFRLIFGGEEKLQPIVQYKPQRTYNRSAIGVTLGNLGISDELQAKLQDVMVMRSLLSIGKILGEGEFGSVVEGHLRQPDGTSEKVAVKTMKLESFSQREIEEFLNEAACMKDFNHPNVIKLLGVCLEVGSEHFPKPMVILPFMKYGDLHSFMLRSRLGESPMFLPTQTLLKFMVDIAMGMEYLSCRNFLHRDLAARNCMLRDDMTVCVADFGLSKKIYSGDYYRQGRIAKMPVKWIAVESLADRVFTVKSDVWAFGVTMWEIATRGMTPYPGVQNHEIYDYLLEGNRLKQPPNCLDELYEIMYSCWRADPLDRPFFPQLREMLEKLTEKLPESCSKDDIIYINTSFPEEDPDGEAVAAEHPLFSSSPSCSHQAAENSIVTVDIHGSQENEEDEDDDDRYVVVVSSDPSLRSAAMNVPLLSSNALSRTNGNVVTDVTGRDHNSSDTSLLL from the exons ATGGCAAAGAAGTCAACTCCAGGCTGGTTTGGAGTTTTCCTCTCTACTACGACTGTAGCGATTATTGTCGGGGGTCGGGTCAGCG CCCAGCATCATTTGAGCCGCATTCACCCACCCACCAGGACCTCTCAGCCTATAGAGATACCAAGGACATACGTGAACCTGGATATGGTCAGACAGCTGCGTTTCAAGCCCACTATTGGCGCGATCCAGCTGTCAGTGGGCCATGAGGCTAAGTTCAACTGCTCCATTGACATCCCCGATGCCAGGCTGGAGCCCACCATTGTCTGGGTGAAGAACGGTGAGGACCTGGCTTCAAAACAACAGCTGTTGATCAACGAGCTTCAGACCATCACAGATGGGGTTAccactctcctctcttctgtcag TATTGAGCAGGTGCAGAGGGTGGATGCTGGGGAATACCGTTGCCGACTGATTATCGGCACCAACGTGGTGGAGTCTAAACCAATCATCATTGAGGTGGATG GTCTACCAACATTTAGTCAGGAACCAGAAGACAAGAACGTCACAAGGAACACACCTTTCACTCTGTCATGTGAAGCAGTGGGACCCCCAGACCCTGTTGAAATCCGCTGGCTCCGTGATGGATCACCTGATAGTGACTCTCATAACTCTCCCAGCAGCTTCACTGTGTCAG GTGTGGACAAGTACACTCAGTTCAGCTGTGAGGCTCGCAACACGAAGGGTGTCAGCACCTCCAGAGAAGCAAAAATCAACATCAAAG TGCTTCCCAGTCCTGTGTCTAATGTTACTGTGATGGAGAGGCAATCCAGTAAGTTGATTTTGAGCTGGGTCCCGGGACATGATGGTTTCTCTCCACTCACCAAGTGCCACATCAGG GTGAAAGAGGTgagtaggaggaaaggagaggtaACAACCACCAGATTCATCAATGTCACAGTGCCGCCGTTCCAGTCTGAAGTCTCTGGGCTGCAGGCCATGACGTGGTACAACATGAGTGTTTCCTGCAGTAATGAAGTGGGCACCTCTCCTGTCGTGAAATGGATCCAGAGCAACACTACAGAgggag TGCCATCAGTTTATCCCCGAAATGTCACCGTACAACAGAATGAGTCGTGGCTGGTGATCAGATGGAAGGCTCCTCCAGATGATAAGATCAATGGTATCCTGCAGGGTTATGATGTCATTGTCAGACACGGTGCACAAGTGAACAAG GTCCACAGTGACACCACCACAGCCTTTGTGCCAGTGCAGGAATTCAACACAAGCTACAGTGTGGAGGTGGCCGCATGCACACAGGCAGGGAGCGGCATGGTCAGCCCACGAGTCTGGCTGTTTGTGCCAGAGGACA AATTTGTCCCATCCCCTTCATCCAGCCCTGACACCGGGGTTCCAGAGTCTGTCTATATTGTACTGGGTGTGGTGTGCGGCTTCTGTCTTCTGCTGCTTATCCTCTGGGGGGCTATCTGTGTACATAACAGGACTTCTGACTCTTGGTTTAG GCTGATATTTGGAGGTGAAGAAAAGCTGCAGCCGATTGTGCAATACAAACCCCAGAGAACCTACAATCGATCAGCCATAGGAGTCACAC TTGGGAACCTTGGTATCAGTGATGAACTCCAGGCTAAACTCCAGGATGTGATGGTCATGAGGAGCTTGCTCTCCATAGGAAAGATTCTTGGAGAGG GTGAATTTGGCTCTGTTGTGGAGGGACATTTAAGACAACCAGATGGGACATCAGAAAAAGTTGCGGTGAAGACAATGAAAT TGGAGAGCTTTTCTCAAAGGGAAATAGAAGAGTTCCTGAATGAGGCGGCCTGCATGAAAGATTTCAACCATCCCAATGTCATCAAACTGCTTG GTGTGTGCCTGGAAGTGGGATCAGAACATTTTCCCAAGCCCATGGTCATCCTGCCGTTCATGAAATATGGAGATCTACACAGCTTCATGCTGCGCTCTCGCCTGGGAGAGAGTCCAATG tTCTTGCCCACTCAGACCCTCCTGAAGTTTATGGTTGACATTGCGATGGGAATGGAGTATCTCAGCTGTCGTAACTTTCTGCATCGTGACCTGGCTGCTCGTAATTGCAT GCTGAGAGATGACATGACAGTGTGTGTAGCAGACTTTGGGTTATCTAAGAAGATCTACAGCGGCGATTATTACCGGCAGGGCAGAATAGCCAAAATGCCAGTAAAATGGATTGCGGTGGAGAGTCTCGCTGACAGAGTTTTTACTGTAAAGAGTGATGTG TGGGCTTTTGGTGTTACCATGTGGGAGATTGCTACACGAGGAATGACACCGTACCCTGGTGTCCAGAACCATGAGATTTATGACTACCTTCTTGAAGGAAACAGACTGAAGCAGCCACCAAACTGTTTGGATGAACT GTATGAGATCATGTACAGCTGCTGGAGGGCTGATCCTCTTGACCGACCCTTCTTTCCCCAACTGCGTGAAATGTTGGAAAAACTCACAGAAAAGCTTCCAGAGTCCTGCAGCAAAGATGATATCATCTATATTAACACCAGCTTCCCTGAGGAGGACCCTGATGGAGAAGCAGTGGCCGCAGAACATCCTTTGTTCAGCTCCTCTCCATCCTGCAGCCACCAGGCAGCGGAAAATTCAATAGTTACTGTGGACATTCATGGAAGCCAGGAGaatgaagaggatgaggatgatgatgatcgTTATGTGGTGGTGGTTTCCTCTGATCCCTCTCTGAGATCAGCAGCAATGAACGTTCCTCTTTTGTCGAGCAATGCTTTAAGTCGCACAAATGGAAATGTGGTTACCGATGTGACAGGGAGGGATCACAACTCCAGCGACACTTCTCTCCTGCTGTAA
- the mertka gene encoding tyrosine-protein kinase Mer isoform X2, producing MAKKSTPGWFGVFLSTTTVAIIVGGRVSAQHHLSRIHPPTRTSQPIEIPRTYVNLDMVRQLRFKPTIGAIQLSVGHEAKFNCSIDIPDARLEPTIVWVKNGEDLASKQQLLINELQTITDGVTTLLSSVSIEQVQRVDAGEYRCRLIIGTNVVESKPIIIEVDGLPTFSQEPEDKNVTRNTPFTLSCEAVGPPDPVEIRWLRDGSPDSDSHNSPSSFTVSGVDKYTQFSCEARNTKGVSTSREAKINIKVLPSPVSNVTVMERQSSKLILSWVPGHDGFSPLTKCHIRVKEVSRRKGEVTTTRFINVTVPPFQSEVSGLQAMTWYNMSVSCSNEVGTSPVVKWIQSNTTEGVPSVYPRNVTVQQNESWLVIRWKAPPDDKINGILQGYDVIVRHGAQVNKVHSDTTTAFVPVQEFNTSYSVEVAACTQAGSGMVSPRVWLFVPEDKFVPSPSSSPDTGVPESVYIVLGVVCGFCLLLLILWGAICVHNRTSDSWFRLIFGGEEKLQPIVQYKPQRTYNRSAIGVTLGNLGISDELQAKLQDVMVMRSLLSIGKILGEGEFGSVVEGHLRQPDGTSEKVAVKTMKLESFSQREIEEFLNEAACMKDFNHPNVIKLLGVCLEVGSEHFPKPMVILPFMKYGDLHSFMLRSRLGESPMTLLKFMVDIAMGMEYLSCRNFLHRDLAARNCMLRDDMTVCVADFGLSKKIYSGDYYRQGRIAKMPVKWIAVESLADRVFTVKSDVWAFGVTMWEIATRGMTPYPGVQNHEIYDYLLEGNRLKQPPNCLDELYEIMYSCWRADPLDRPFFPQLREMLEKLTEKLPESCSKDDIIYINTSFPEEDPDGEAVAAEHPLFSSSPSCSHQAAENSIVTVDIHGSQENEEDEDDDDRYVVVVSSDPSLRSAAMNVPLLSSNALSRTNGNVVTDVTGRDHNSSDTSLLL from the exons ATGGCAAAGAAGTCAACTCCAGGCTGGTTTGGAGTTTTCCTCTCTACTACGACTGTAGCGATTATTGTCGGGGGTCGGGTCAGCG CCCAGCATCATTTGAGCCGCATTCACCCACCCACCAGGACCTCTCAGCCTATAGAGATACCAAGGACATACGTGAACCTGGATATGGTCAGACAGCTGCGTTTCAAGCCCACTATTGGCGCGATCCAGCTGTCAGTGGGCCATGAGGCTAAGTTCAACTGCTCCATTGACATCCCCGATGCCAGGCTGGAGCCCACCATTGTCTGGGTGAAGAACGGTGAGGACCTGGCTTCAAAACAACAGCTGTTGATCAACGAGCTTCAGACCATCACAGATGGGGTTAccactctcctctcttctgtcag TATTGAGCAGGTGCAGAGGGTGGATGCTGGGGAATACCGTTGCCGACTGATTATCGGCACCAACGTGGTGGAGTCTAAACCAATCATCATTGAGGTGGATG GTCTACCAACATTTAGTCAGGAACCAGAAGACAAGAACGTCACAAGGAACACACCTTTCACTCTGTCATGTGAAGCAGTGGGACCCCCAGACCCTGTTGAAATCCGCTGGCTCCGTGATGGATCACCTGATAGTGACTCTCATAACTCTCCCAGCAGCTTCACTGTGTCAG GTGTGGACAAGTACACTCAGTTCAGCTGTGAGGCTCGCAACACGAAGGGTGTCAGCACCTCCAGAGAAGCAAAAATCAACATCAAAG TGCTTCCCAGTCCTGTGTCTAATGTTACTGTGATGGAGAGGCAATCCAGTAAGTTGATTTTGAGCTGGGTCCCGGGACATGATGGTTTCTCTCCACTCACCAAGTGCCACATCAGG GTGAAAGAGGTgagtaggaggaaaggagaggtaACAACCACCAGATTCATCAATGTCACAGTGCCGCCGTTCCAGTCTGAAGTCTCTGGGCTGCAGGCCATGACGTGGTACAACATGAGTGTTTCCTGCAGTAATGAAGTGGGCACCTCTCCTGTCGTGAAATGGATCCAGAGCAACACTACAGAgggag TGCCATCAGTTTATCCCCGAAATGTCACCGTACAACAGAATGAGTCGTGGCTGGTGATCAGATGGAAGGCTCCTCCAGATGATAAGATCAATGGTATCCTGCAGGGTTATGATGTCATTGTCAGACACGGTGCACAAGTGAACAAG GTCCACAGTGACACCACCACAGCCTTTGTGCCAGTGCAGGAATTCAACACAAGCTACAGTGTGGAGGTGGCCGCATGCACACAGGCAGGGAGCGGCATGGTCAGCCCACGAGTCTGGCTGTTTGTGCCAGAGGACA AATTTGTCCCATCCCCTTCATCCAGCCCTGACACCGGGGTTCCAGAGTCTGTCTATATTGTACTGGGTGTGGTGTGCGGCTTCTGTCTTCTGCTGCTTATCCTCTGGGGGGCTATCTGTGTACATAACAGGACTTCTGACTCTTGGTTTAG GCTGATATTTGGAGGTGAAGAAAAGCTGCAGCCGATTGTGCAATACAAACCCCAGAGAACCTACAATCGATCAGCCATAGGAGTCACAC TTGGGAACCTTGGTATCAGTGATGAACTCCAGGCTAAACTCCAGGATGTGATGGTCATGAGGAGCTTGCTCTCCATAGGAAAGATTCTTGGAGAGG GTGAATTTGGCTCTGTTGTGGAGGGACATTTAAGACAACCAGATGGGACATCAGAAAAAGTTGCGGTGAAGACAATGAAAT TGGAGAGCTTTTCTCAAAGGGAAATAGAAGAGTTCCTGAATGAGGCGGCCTGCATGAAAGATTTCAACCATCCCAATGTCATCAAACTGCTTG GTGTGTGCCTGGAAGTGGGATCAGAACATTTTCCCAAGCCCATGGTCATCCTGCCGTTCATGAAATATGGAGATCTACACAGCTTCATGCTGCGCTCTCGCCTGGGAGAGAGTCCAATG ACCCTCCTGAAGTTTATGGTTGACATTGCGATGGGAATGGAGTATCTCAGCTGTCGTAACTTTCTGCATCGTGACCTGGCTGCTCGTAATTGCAT GCTGAGAGATGACATGACAGTGTGTGTAGCAGACTTTGGGTTATCTAAGAAGATCTACAGCGGCGATTATTACCGGCAGGGCAGAATAGCCAAAATGCCAGTAAAATGGATTGCGGTGGAGAGTCTCGCTGACAGAGTTTTTACTGTAAAGAGTGATGTG TGGGCTTTTGGTGTTACCATGTGGGAGATTGCTACACGAGGAATGACACCGTACCCTGGTGTCCAGAACCATGAGATTTATGACTACCTTCTTGAAGGAAACAGACTGAAGCAGCCACCAAACTGTTTGGATGAACT GTATGAGATCATGTACAGCTGCTGGAGGGCTGATCCTCTTGACCGACCCTTCTTTCCCCAACTGCGTGAAATGTTGGAAAAACTCACAGAAAAGCTTCCAGAGTCCTGCAGCAAAGATGATATCATCTATATTAACACCAGCTTCCCTGAGGAGGACCCTGATGGAGAAGCAGTGGCCGCAGAACATCCTTTGTTCAGCTCCTCTCCATCCTGCAGCCACCAGGCAGCGGAAAATTCAATAGTTACTGTGGACATTCATGGAAGCCAGGAGaatgaagaggatgaggatgatgatgatcgTTATGTGGTGGTGGTTTCCTCTGATCCCTCTCTGAGATCAGCAGCAATGAACGTTCCTCTTTTGTCGAGCAATGCTTTAAGTCGCACAAATGGAAATGTGGTTACCGATGTGACAGGGAGGGATCACAACTCCAGCGACACTTCTCTCCTGCTGTAA
- the lhcgr gene encoding lutropin-choriogonadotropic hormone receptor — MWTSLPLFLLLSGLFFYGFKCASAFACPKICHCFHNAIKCNNVTEKSALMKGHRGNRLFLYDLSLRTISSHSFEGLKGVQRIVIAQSVNLETIETLAFNDLLNLSEISIQNTRSLMHIDRGTFNNLPKLRYLSISNTGISIFPDITSISSLESEFILDICDNLYLKEVPPNAFTGMTKEYVIMNLYNNGFREIHDYAFNGTKIDKLVLKNNRNLRVIHRDAFKGATGPGVLDVSATALTKLPSQGLESVLVLMAQSAYALKSLPPLQGLWSLREAHVTYNSHCCALLSWNKHRDFPINPAWNNGSTYCDESDPSGKVQRVIGGSADTPPFMDMPLFLDVNPFVKDEGFGDVNFHYPELDFCQTRPTLVCTPEADAFNPCEDIAGFSFLRVAIWFINILAITGNLTVILVFFTSRSKLTVPRFLMYHLAFADLCIGIYLLMIATVDLRTRGHYSQHAIEWQTGPGCSAAGFLSLFAGELSVYTLSTITIERWHTITSAMQIERRLGLTQAATIMAAGWLICLGMAMLPLVGISSYSKVSMCLPMDIETPLAQAFIIILLIFNVGAFVIVCVCYVLIYLAVRNPEFPRRSADTKIAKRMAVLIFTDFLCMAPISFFAISAAFKVPLITVTNSKILLVLFFPINSCANPFLYAIFTKAFRKDTCQLMSAMGCCKSKASIYRMKAYCSENAIKSNLGNKNKGHRTGVRLAAMAQQSLYLKEEGELTRRQ; from the exons ATGTGGACATCACTGCCGTTGTTCTTGTTGCTATCTGGTTTGTTCTTCTATGGATTCAAGTGTGCTTCGGCTTTCGCCTGTCCGAAGATCTGTCATTGCTTTCACAACGCAATCAAATGCAACAATGTGACAGAGAAGTCTGCTCTGATGAAAGGTCACCGGGGAAACAGACT GTTTCTCTATGATTTGTCTTTACGAACCATTTCAAGCCATTCTTTTGAGGGTTTGAAAGGAGTCCAGAGGAT TGTGATTGCTCAGAGTGTAAACCTGGAAACCATTGAGACTTTAGCATTTAACGATCTTCTCAACCTCTCAGAAAT CTCAATCCAGAACACAAGGAGCCTGATGCACATTGACAGAGGGACATTTAACAACCTTCCCAAGCTGCGCTACCT GAGCATCTCAAATACCGGAATATCAATTTTTCCTGACATCACATCTATCAGCTCTCTTGAATCAGAGTTTATCTT GGATATCTGTGACAACCTCTATCTAAAGGAAGTACCTCCAAATGCTTTCACTGGAATGACAAAGGAATATGTTATAAT GAACTTGTACAACAATGGCTTCAGAGAGATACATGACTACGCCTTCAATGGGACAAAGATAGATAAATT GGTTTTGAAGAATAATCGCAACCTCAGAGTGATCCATAGAGATGCTTTCAAAGGAGCTACAGGCCCCGGAGTCTT GGACGTTTCTGCGACAGCTCTCACAAAGTTACCGTCACAGGGGCTGGAGTCAGTTCTGGTGTTGATGGCTCAGTCAGCATACGCCTTGAAGAGTCTGCCTCCTTTGCAGGGACTGTGGAGCCTGCGAGAGGCCCATGTCACCTACAACAGTCACTGCTGTGCGCTGCTGAGCTGGAACAAACACAG GGACTTTCCTATTAATCCTGCATGGAATAATGGCTCCACATACTGTGATGAGAGTGATCCATCAGGAAA GGTTCAGCGTGTGATCGGAGGCTCAGCAGATACACCTCCATTTATGGACATGCCCTTGTTTTTAGATGTTAACCCATTTGTCAAGGATGAAGGCTTTGGAGATGTCAATTTCCACTATCCAGAATTGGACTTCTGTCAGACCCGACCAACACTGGTTTGCACACCTGAGGCAGATGCTTTCAATCCCTGTGAGGACATAGCAGGTTTCAGTTTTCTCAGAGTGGCCATTTGGTTTATCAACATACTGGCCATCACAGGTAACCTGACGGTGATCCTGGTCTTTTTCACCAGCCGGAGCAAGCTGACAGTGCCTCGCTTCCTCATGTATCACCTGGCCTTTGCTGACCTCTGCATTGGAATCTACCTTCTGATGATAGCGACTGTAGACCTGCGCACACGAGGCCACTACAGTCAGCATGCTATTGAATGGCAGACAGGGCCTGGCTGTAGTGCTGCAGGCTTCCTGTCCTTGTTTGCTGGAGAGCTGTCAGTGTATACACTTTCCACCATCACCATAGAGCGCTGGCACACCATCACCAGCGCAATGCAGATAGAGCGCCGTCTTGGTCTGACACAGGCAGCAACTATAATGGCAGCAGGCTGGCTCATCTGTTTGGGAATGGCGATGCTGCCCCTGGTTGGTATAAGCAGTTACTCTAAAGTCAGCATGTGCCTCCCTATGGACATAGAGACTCCCCTGGCTCAGGCCTTCATCATAATTCTCCTGATCTTTAACGTGGGTGCTTTTGtcattgtatgtgtttgttacGTGCTGATCTATCTGGCGGTAAGAAACCCTGAGTTCCCTAGACGAAGCGCTGACACCAAGATTGCAAAGCGCATGGCTGTGCTCATCTTCACAGATTTTCTCTGCATGGCACCCATCTCCTTTTTTGCCATCTCTGCTGCCTTCAAGGTGCCCCTCATCACAGTCACCAATTCCAAGATTCTGCTGGTCCTCTTCTTCCCCATAAATTCTTGTGCCAATCCCTTCCTTTATGCTATCTTCACCAAGGCTTTCAGAAAGGACACATGTCAACTCATGAGTGCCATGGGCTGTTGTAAAAGCAAGGCCAGTATTTATCGCATGAAGGCCTACTGCTCAGAAAATGCAATCAAGAGCAATTTGGGAAACAAAAATAAGGGGCATCGCACAGGAGTGAGGCTGGCTGCCATGGCACAGCAAAGTCTTTACcttaaggaggaaggagagctCACCCGAAGGCAATGA